The genomic DNA CGTTCACACACACCTCCGAAACTGCCTCGGAACGACGCGGAAACGGACACAGAACACCGAGTCACGCGTCGAGAAAGCCGACCAAACTGTCCGGGCGCTACAGAACCGGATGCGGTTGGTCACCGGGGGAACGGTCGAACGGCTGACGCGAGCGGGAGCCGTTTCGATCGACTCGTTCGACGTGTACGTCGAGACGACCATCGTCTGCAGGGACTGTGACCGGTCGGCTTCGTTCTCCGAACTGCTCGAGCGGGGCGGTTGTCGCTGTCGAGTAGACACCGAACGGGGTGGAGTGGAGGAGTTAGGCGGGGAGACTGCAATTCGAGCCGAGCGCTGACGATCGACCGCGCATCGGTATCGGCCGGATTGGGAACCGGTCGGTCGAGATCGCTAACGGACGGCCGAAGCACTCAGAGAGCGATGCCGAAGACCACGAGCACGAAGAACACGTACCAGAGGCACAGTAGTGTGTTTCGCTTCGGAGCGTTCGGCCGCATTCCGGGGACAAGTCGTGTGGGAGTCATTGTGAGACGTGTACTTCGTCGAGTCCGGGTTTCTCGACGGAAGGCGGCTGTTCGACATACTGCCACACCACGGATAGCTATGTGCGGCGTTACTCGGGGTAACTCCGGCTTATAGAGTTTTGAATAGACCTCTAGTGAGACGAAACGAATCGGGTGGCCGGAGGGTCAGTCGGGATAATTCGAGTATTATCGTGGGGAAACGTTCGGCTATCGAGAGCACTTTCAAGTCGGGTCAGAGCGGGACTCTAAAAGTCATTAAACACAATATTACTGAATTTTCTGAATAAGAATGAATACGGACTACACACTTGGTACGGTGTGATGTCCGCGGAACTGAGTCCTGTCAGCGAAAATGGGCGTAGCGACGTTCCGAACCCGACAGCCAAAGAGGACGTGGTGTTCGATCTCCTAAAGAACGACCGTCGTCGGATGGTGATGTCGCTGTTGGCCGAGGAAGCCGAACCGGTCACTATCGGAGATATCGCCGGTACGATTGCGGCCGACGAGGCCGACGAAACGCCGGCACCGGAGAAAGTGTACAAGAGCGTCTACGTCTCGCTCCAGCAGACGCACCTTCCGAAGTTAGCCGAGAACGGCGTCATCGAGTACAATCGGAGCACCGGGACGATCGCACCGGGACCGAACCTCGAAAAGGTGCTCTTGTACGTCGAACCGTCGAGCGTACGCGACATCTGGCAGTCCGAGGAGTTGATTATAGGGTTCGTCGGACTCACAGTAACGCTCGCCGCAGTAATCGGGATCCCGCTCGTCAGCGTCGTGGCCGCGGAGGTGTGGGCAGTCGTCTTCTTCACGGCGATTATCTGTCTGAACTTCTATCGCCTATTCGCGTAGTGCGTTCATCGGGCCCGTTCCGATGGTGAAAACAGGACTCTTCGGACACGTCGGGTGCTACGAACTCGCGCGGGGCGCTACGAACCGGCCCCGTCGAACCCATCGAATCGATCATCTGCGGTGATGACCTTTCTCACGATGTCGGCGTCTTCGAGCAAGCGGTGGGTGCTGTAGACGCCGCGGCCACGGCCGCGGCTCGTTCGAGTGGAGTTGATAACGTTCAAGAACGCCTGCTCCTGGAGGATTTCGTTCACACGACGCTCGGATAGCTGATCCATGCCGATTTCGCTGACGATGGTAGTGTAGGTGTCGTAGACGCGTTTGGTCGAGAATTCGGTTTCGTCGGCGACGAGCGTCAACATCGCGAGAGCGAGGAGGATAGCCTTCCCCTGAACGGGAGTACCGGCGACAATCTCGTTGAAGCGATTCGCCTCGGTTCGTTCCTTCGCCTTGCGCACGTGGTCGACGACGACTTCGGTCGACTCTTCTTCGGTGGCGATCCGACCGGCGTTCCGAAGGATGTCTATCGCCTTCCGTGCGTCGCCGTGTTCCTGGGCGGCGAGCGCTGAGGTGAGCGGAATGACGTCGTCACCGAGCACGCCGGGACGAAACGCGTCGCATCGATTGTCGAGAATGTCACCTAACTGGTCCGCTGTGTACGGCTTGAAGACGATTTCGTCGTGCTGGAAACTGCTCTTGACACGCTCCGTCAACTGGTCGGGATAGTCGATCTTGTTGCTGATACCGATAACGCCGATACTACACCGCGAGACGCGGTTGTTCTCGCCCGCGCGCGAGAGTTTTCGCAAAATTTCGTCGTCGTCGAGCATATCGATTTCGTCGAGGAGAATCAGCGCGACATCGCATCTGGCGTCAAGGATACGCCAGAGCCGCTTGTAGTAATCGCCGGTCGCCAACCCCCGTTCGGGGACCGAGATTCCTGTCTCGAGGGATTCATTGAGTTGACTCGCGATGGTTTTGACCGCCGACGTCTCCGTGTTTTCCTCACCACAGTCGACGAAGGCGGTTCGGACAGTAACGTCGTCCTTGGCCGCTTCGGCCCCCAGACGCTCCGTCACGTGCCGAGAGACGAGCGACTTTCCGGTACCGGTTTTTCCGTAGATGAGTAGATGTTTCGGTGGACGGCCGAAGATTGCGGGGTTGACCGCGTTCGCGACCCGCTGCATGTGCGTGTCGCGACCGACGATCCTCTCGGGACCGGGAATGTGCCGAATATCGAGCAACTCCTCGCGCGCGAAAATCGGCTCCTCGTACCGAAAGAGCGAGTCGCGGTCCGCCTCGGAGAGATTTTCGTCGGTCATCGATTGTCCGAACGTTCCGAAGCGACAGCGATAAGTCTACCGACAAAACGGGGGTGGTGTCGCGAATGTATCGTCACGTTTCGTGGGACAGTTCCGTCTAAAACGGCCGGATTGCCGAATACAGCGGAGAAGTAACGTCGCGGATGTAACAACGTCTCTGGAAGAGTCCGCGACGCCCCGAGTAGTGCGAACGAAAGGGCAGGAGAAACGGAGAAGACACGGCGAGCTAACGATCGATATGGCCGTTTCGGAGACGGGGGGGGTAGTATCGCGAATGTATTTTAGCAGACCTGAGGAGAAGACACACCTACATCGCGAATGTAACTCGTGAGAATATCGGTACAGAACTGTGGAAGATAGACAAATTATAGATATGTTGATTCGCGTCAACGAAGTAATCGTGGAGCTCTCTTGAGACGAAGAGGCGTCACGAAGTTCCAGATGAAATTCAGAGCCGAGAGGAAACAGTAGAAGCAGTCGAATGGTTCCTTTTGGGGGGTTTCAGAGGGAGTGGTGTCGCGAATGTAAATTTCCCCTAGAATCCAAAATAGGCGGTAGAGAGTTCAAAATAGTGTATTTCGGCAGATGAGGAGGAAAATAGAAAGGGTAGGGTCACACACCCCAGTTCGCGAATGTAACGGCCACGAGAGAGGGGGGTGCATTGGAAGAGAAGGTTTTCCGAAATGAGATCGATCAGAAAACACGGAGAATGGGAGAAAGAAACGTTCAGTCGATATTCTACGCGGGAGAATATCTCGATGTCTATTTCCGTGAATACGGTCGCTTCACCTGTACATACCTGGTGAGAAACGAAGAATTCGTTTCTCTTCTATTCCGAAACGAAGTTAACTTAGTGGACTATTCTCATCCTACAGATTTAAACTATTCTAATCATCACCGAAAAGGCAAACCGACTACATGTCAAAAGACAGTTTATTTTGTAACAAAAAACCGACAGGAACGGCAGTTTACCGGCAATAAAAACCGGTTCGTGAGTGGGGGCCCCTCTCTCGAACGCGTTACATTCGCGACGGTGGTGTGTGTGTCCGATCTCAACGATTCACTCGGGAGATAATC from Haloprofundus halobius includes the following:
- a CDS encoding DUF7344 domain-containing protein is translated as MSAELSPVSENGRSDVPNPTAKEDVVFDLLKNDRRRMVMSLLAEEAEPVTIGDIAGTIAADEADETPAPEKVYKSVYVSLQQTHLPKLAENGVIEYNRSTGTIAPGPNLEKVLLYVEPSSVRDIWQSEELIIGFVGLTVTLAAVIGIPLVSVVAAEVWAVVFFTAIICLNFYRLFA
- a CDS encoding Cdc6/Cdc18 family protein, with protein sequence MTDENLSEADRDSLFRYEEPIFAREELLDIRHIPGPERIVGRDTHMQRVANAVNPAIFGRPPKHLLIYGKTGTGKSLVSRHVTERLGAEAAKDDVTVRTAFVDCGEENTETSAVKTIASQLNESLETGISVPERGLATGDYYKRLWRILDARCDVALILLDEIDMLDDDEILRKLSRAGENNRVSRCSIGVIGISNKIDYPDQLTERVKSSFQHDEIVFKPYTADQLGDILDNRCDAFRPGVLGDDVIPLTSALAAQEHGDARKAIDILRNAGRIATEEESTEVVVDHVRKAKERTEANRFNEIVAGTPVQGKAILLALAMLTLVADETEFSTKRVYDTYTTIVSEIGMDQLSERRVNEILQEQAFLNVINSTRTSRGRGRGVYSTHRLLEDADIVRKVITADDRFDGFDGAGS